A window of Chitinophagales bacterium contains these coding sequences:
- a CDS encoding carboxylate-amine ligase, with protein sequence MNINYKSFTLGVEEEYMVIDPESRELKSHEQKIVQEGQKVIKDKVKAEMHQAVVEVGTDICRDVDEAFEDVATLRKTIHGIADKIGLAVGAAGTHPFSHWERQLITDHIRYNEIVNELQEAARSNLIFGLHVHVGMETREMAMHIANSTRYFLPHIYALSANSPFWEGRQTGYRSYRTKVFDKFPRTGIPEVFESIEAYDNYIKLLVKTNCIDNAKKIWWDIRVHPFFNTVEFRICDVPMTVNETIALAALFQAICAKIYKLRTQNINFIQYSRHLINENKWRASRYGIDGRLIDFGKEEEVNTRVLIYELLDFVDDVVDHLGSRHRLAYVHKILENGTGADRQIAVFNETKNLISVVDYIKDQYLAGL encoded by the coding sequence ATGAACATCAACTACAAATCCTTCACTCTCGGAGTAGAAGAAGAATACATGGTCATTGATCCCGAATCGAGGGAACTGAAGAGCCATGAGCAAAAGATCGTCCAGGAGGGACAAAAAGTGATCAAGGACAAGGTCAAGGCAGAGATGCACCAGGCCGTGGTGGAAGTAGGAACGGATATCTGCCGGGATGTGGATGAAGCCTTTGAGGATGTGGCCACCTTGCGTAAAACCATTCACGGTATCGCCGACAAGATCGGGTTGGCCGTGGGAGCCGCAGGTACCCATCCCTTTAGTCATTGGGAAAGACAGTTGATCACCGACCATATCCGGTATAATGAGATCGTAAATGAACTTCAGGAAGCCGCCCGGAGTAACCTGATCTTTGGTCTGCACGTACATGTGGGAATGGAAACGCGGGAAATGGCCATGCATATTGCCAACTCTACCCGGTACTTTCTGCCACATATCTATGCGCTTAGCGCCAACAGTCCGTTCTGGGAAGGGCGTCAAACCGGATACCGTTCTTATCGTACCAAAGTGTTTGATAAATTTCCCCGTACCGGGATCCCGGAGGTCTTTGAAAGCATCGAAGCCTATGACAATTATATCAAACTGCTGGTCAAGACCAATTGCATTGATAATGCCAAAAAGATCTGGTGGGATATCCGTGTGCACCCCTTCTTCAATACTGTTGAATTTCGCATTTGTGATGTACCCATGACGGTGAATGAGACCATTGCCCTCGCCGCTCTTTTCCAGGCCATATGCGCGAAGATCTACAAACTAAGAACCCAGAACATCAATTTCATTCAATATTCAAGACACCTCATCAACGAAAATAAGTGGCGCGCCAGCCGGTATGGTATTGATGGCCGCCTGATCGATTTTGGTAAAGAGGAAGAGGTGAACACCCGCGTACTCATTTACGAATTACTTGACTTTGTAGATGATGTGGTAGACCATTTGGGTAGCCGTCACCGGCTCGCCTATGTACATAAGATACTTGAAAATGGTACGGGTGCCGACAGACAGATCGCGGTGTTCAATGAAACAAAAAACCTCATCAGTGTCGTCGATTATATCAAAGATCAATACCTTGCAGGTCTTTAA
- a CDS encoding esterase has translation MQSKTKKHPGLRVNLASEFLDRTVLIDIYLPRNHQPETQYSLLLINDGQDLPKFDLGALLADMEGKGEIEPLIVVGIHCSEDRKMEYGTVAYTDYMGRGARAGKHQQFVFDELLPYLRAQYAPQGFKEKSYAGFSLGGLTAIDVVWNNPHEFRRAGVFSGSLWWRLNDIGKGYIEKTDRIMHKQIREGKYHPWLKFYFTTGSLDETMDRNNNGIIDSIDDTLGLIEELEKIGYSVTEDIFYINYKDGRHDVETWGRAMPEFLRWGWGSERREA, from the coding sequence GTGCAATCCAAGACAAAAAAACATCCGGGCCTTCGTGTGAATTTGGCGTCTGAATTTCTGGACCGGACGGTGCTTATTGATATCTACCTTCCCCGGAACCACCAGCCAGAAACCCAGTATTCCCTTCTGTTGATCAATGACGGCCAGGACCTTCCCAAATTCGATCTGGGAGCCCTACTGGCCGATATGGAAGGGAAAGGGGAGATCGAGCCCCTGATCGTAGTGGGTATCCATTGCAGTGAGGACCGGAAAATGGAATATGGAACCGTTGCCTATACGGATTATATGGGCCGGGGAGCCAGGGCAGGCAAACACCAGCAATTCGTTTTTGATGAACTTTTACCCTATCTGCGGGCTCAATATGCTCCACAGGGATTTAAAGAAAAATCCTATGCCGGATTCTCCCTGGGAGGATTGACCGCCATCGATGTGGTCTGGAACAATCCCCATGAATTTCGCCGGGCAGGTGTTTTCTCAGGTTCACTCTGGTGGCGACTCAACGATATTGGGAAAGGGTACATTGAAAAAACCGATCGGATCATGCACAAGCAAATCCGGGAAGGGAAATACCACCCCTGGCTGAAATTTTATTTTACCACCGGCTCCCTTGATGAAACCATGGACCGGAATAACAACGGGATCATTGACTCCATTGACGACACCCTCGGTCTTATCGAGGAATTGGAGAAAATTGGTTACTCTGTCACCGAAGATATTTTTTACATCAACTACAAAGACGGTCGTCATGATGTGGAAACCTGGGGACGGGCGATGCCGGAATTTTTGAGGTGGGGGTGGGGGAGCGAGAGGCGTGAGGCGTGA
- a CDS encoding GAF domain-containing protein has protein sequence MAEDLIVAKGTKEEQYKALLPQIAALIEGEPDLVANLANITAALKEQFGWLWTGFYLVKDNELVLGPFQGPIACTRIRKGRGVCGTSWEKGQTLIVDDVEKFPGHIACSSLSRSEIVVPLWKDGNVIGVLDVDSELLAHFDSTDQLYLEQIVAGIIF, from the coding sequence ATGGCAGAAGACCTCATTGTAGCGAAAGGAACCAAGGAAGAACAATACAAAGCCCTTCTTCCACAGATCGCCGCCCTGATCGAAGGTGAGCCCGATCTGGTGGCCAACCTGGCCAATATCACAGCCGCACTCAAAGAGCAGTTTGGGTGGTTATGGACCGGATTTTACCTTGTAAAAGATAATGAACTCGTTTTAGGCCCTTTTCAGGGACCCATCGCCTGTACCCGTATCCGGAAAGGAAGAGGTGTTTGCGGTACAAGTTGGGAAAAAGGCCAAACACTTATCGTTGACGACGTAGAAAAATTCCCGGGTCATATCGCCTGCAGCAGCCTGTCGCGGTCAGAGATCGTAGTACCTTTGTGGAAGGATGGGAACGTGATCGGCGTACTGGATGTAGACAGCGAACTCCTGGCCCATTTTGACTCCACAGACCAGCTATACCTCGAGCAAATCGTTGCAGGGATTATTTTTTAA